Within the Nyctibius grandis isolate bNycGra1 chromosome 4, bNycGra1.pri, whole genome shotgun sequence genome, the region CACAGtgccttattttttcccctataaaCATGCGGTTGTCTTCACTGGCTCCACAGGAGCAGCAGTACCCAACAAGCTGGTCACAGAGATGCAGAGGTGAATATTACGCCTTTCATTCTTGAATACTGGATGTGCTGATGTTTAGTAATTTAGTAGAGGGTGATACTAGGCATTTTAGGCAGGATCACCTAAAAAGAGCCATCGCAGCAGACCTCTGGCTGGCACCTCTCCCTGCCAGCCAGAAAGGAGCTGAGTGTCTCCTTTCCAAAATCCTTGACATAACTTACAAGAAAAGCCATTGGCACGGGAGCTGATTTGTCACATAAATGCAGAGCAGCGAGGAGAAGCTGATTGCTGTAATTAGGAATAATCTAATTCCTATGAGCAAATGGggtgtatttatttctgtttaattggATTCCTGCATTTCATGGACCTGCCATGTGGGCAGGGGAGCCACCGCGCTGCGATCCGGAGGCAGCAGAGCAATACTGGAACTGTAGAGGGTCTCAGTTCTTCCTTACCTAATGTGGGAGTAAACTTTCAGTTCTTGGTTTGATCTGTCTGATTTTGATATAGTTACTGTTCAGAGGGCCATGGAATCATCTGCTAGAAAGTTGGGGTAAAACTGGGCTGATTTTCTGGAGGGAAACCATTAGCCCTTTCTGAGCCACctgaaagcaaagctgctggGACAGAAGCTCGGACATGAAGGGATGGATCCCTAAAAGTATTTAACACCCTTAATATCCTACATCCTTGTGGTTTGGGGGCAAATCTTTGCTCCCCAGGACAGCACTCAGCTCTCCTGGGAGATAAGCCTCCGGACTCCTCACCGGCACCCCTCTCCAAGCACGTCTGCATGGGGCGGCCGCTGCTTCCtccagaggaagaggaggccaGGGGTGCCAAGGAAACCCTCGTTCCCCGGGCGATGCCCAAAGCATTCAGGCAGAGACGCAGCCCCATGCGTGGACTTTTTCTTGTACCGTGGAAAGCAAACGCctttggaggtgtttaagaaaagactggatgtggcacttagtgccatgatctgGTTGATACAGTTGTGTtaggtcaatggttggactcggtgatcccagaggtctcttacaacctgattgattctgtgattctgtgattctgtgtgctgGGGCCGAGTTACGGAGAGTGGGGTCGATGGACCTCGGCGGGGGGCTGAGCTCAGCGCCAGTGCATAAGCATCCGTCCGTCCCCAAGCTGCTCCCGCACAGGCTGGCGTTAGAGCGTGGCACgagtgcaggcagctgcctgcagcagccaggcagggccGCAAACCCCTGGAAGCAGCACAAGTGATGCATGAGCTGGGAGCAGGACCTGGGATCCAAACCCCCTCGTTTTTCTCAGCCGCTgccctgttgctgctgctgttcctgtgcCGTAGGGCCCACCGAGGGACACTGCATCTCTGGAGCtggtttttctgctttttagcctgatttctctgcttctgcttattttttatgtGGGAGACAATGCAGCATTTCTGAGAACACAAACATTTCTGGCATATCTCACAGGTCCAGGCTTCAATGAAACCTGATGGGAGCTAATAGCTCTTTAAATTTCTTCCGACAGGAATTTGCAACAGCAACAATCCTTTCTTTGcaggaatttctttttcctcttaactttttattttttccctaaaaccTGCTGTGAGCCCCATCCTGCTCCCAAGAACCAGATTAGCAACTAATTCTGAAGATTTAGGGATTACGTATCAGGAGCGCACATAACATAAAGTGAAATTCATTTGCTGATGTAAAACCCATCATGAATTAATGCTTATCTTGGATTGTATAAACAGTTCCCCAGAGCACTTCCTACAGCAGGATGGGGAGCTGTGCAAAGTCATTTCCCTGGATGTTGAATTGTTATGGTGAAACTGCCTTATTTAGAAAGCACGTGGGCAAGTTCGTCCCTTAAATGTGAGCTGAATTTGGACCAAAGGACAGACAGATCAGTGTATTTCTAATATTGGTGGATCTGTGCTCATGTACACAAAGGTTGAGTTTCCCCAGTAAGGCAGGAAAACTCTTGCTGTGGGCTCCAACTTTTGATCTAAGGGGTTCAATTTGGGGTAGAGGCCTCACAGAGTATGAAAAAAACCAGTATTTGAAGTCTGACTGCTATCCTGAGCCAGGCAGGAGGCCTCTGCTAGAATGGGCCATGTTGAAATATTCACAGTTTAATAATAACTGGCTTTCGGTTAACACGTCCCAAGAGGCTGAATGGATGCGTTTTACAGCTGTGGCTCACAAACTAGTTTCCACGTGACATCTCGACCAGAAATgtgcagagatgttttctgttgaaaagaGCTTTTAAAGTCTTCAGAGCCTGCTCAGCCCATAAAAGCCAGGCTGGACCAAAGCTCAGCGGGACCTTAGGGGTGCCCCAGTGAGAGCAGGATTCCTGTCATCAAGCCCCTGCCCAGGGGGACACTGCCTGAGACTCCGACCTTGGCTGTGCCGCCCCTCTCCTAGCTGTCGATCCCAGGGTGGGCAGCCTTGTGTTGGACATCCTCATTATTTTAAGCTGTCCTGGCTCTCCCAGCATTTCAAAGACCTCTGAGTTCTTGTGGCATCTAAAGCCCCAGTGCCACAGAGCCAGAAAACCCCACGTGGCTGATGCAAGGTGCAAGGGGCTGTCCCCGCCGCCTGCCACCCCCACGCTCTCCATTCCACCCATCCCGGccatccttctttctctttttttttttttcttttttttttttccctttcctttgccAGATCATTTCCCTGCTCTGAGTCACCCTGTGCCAAGACTGCTTTCTCGTGCTGGCAGATGGATGTGCAGAGCGGTGCAaggctccctccttcccagcccaTGGGGAAGTGTTACCCTGCCATCAGCCAGTGCAGAGTGAATGAGGGGGGTGACAAGTGACATGCAAATGCCTTCCCTGGAGGCTACAGAAAAGTCACTTTCTTGCACCTTTCCGAAGACTGGTATTTACATACTATTAGGTGCCGACATCCTGTTGAACTTTCTTAGAGCGTGCGATTTGCAGACACGCTCGTTCGGGAATTTAGACTTTATTGACTGAAGGTTCCTtggcagagaaggagaaaatgagcTGTCTGGGGAGCCGGTCGGGAAGGATCCTTCATGTGAGAGAGACAAGAGAATAATTTGGCTTCAGCTCTGAGGTAGGAATTCTTTCCTCTGTCCGTTTTCTCTCCTCGTGGCATCCTTTGGAGgtgtttttagaaacaaaacaaaaaaaaggcaagaaaaggtTTTTGTCTCTCATAATATCTGTTTGTGTGACAGCTTCCCACTGAGCAGGAACCGGGAGAGTCTTAGAAAGTTACCACCACACTGTCCGTGTTGCTGGGTAACAGTTTCTGCTTCTCATGTGAAAGCCAAATCATAATAATAAATTGCATCCCAAGATGCGGAACGATGCTGGAATGGCTGTTGCGGGGTGGATGGAGGTGCAGGCTCTGCCGGAGCCGTgtggtgctggagcagggagcaggggggtCTCCAGACCCACCTTATGCTCCATCGGGATTTCTGTGGGATCTGGACTCCAGTCCCGTTCCTTTCCAGCTGGGGTCAGGACACTTCACTGGCTCCCATCGGTCTGCTATTGACAGCAGGGAGCAAGCCCCGGTGAGACCGGGATAAAGTGTTTTCAGCCCCGTTATCTGCAGTGCAGATGGGAGCTGGCACCCTCTGCATGGGGCGAGTGCTGGCTACCACCTAGCATCCCTCCAACCCAAAATCCACCACGCCTCCGAGACCTGTGGCAGCGTGCGAGGATGCCGCAGGGCTCATATCCACCATGGAAAGCTTTGTGAATTGGTTCAGCTGACTTGGCACGCAGACAGACCGGGAAGGCTGGCCCTTGCTTCTGGCCAGGTCTCCCCGGTGGCAGTGTCCATTTCTGAAGCCAAGGCCTGACAGCGGCACCAAGCTGATTTAAACCTGGCTTACTGGGTTAAGGCAGATTGGTTTTCGAGCATCTCAGACTGTGTTACTGTTGTAATGAAGAGTGGTTTTAAACCCATTTAAAGCTAAGCTAGTCcaacctttaaataaaaataaggcttTAGATGCCACTGACAATCCTAACATCCTTGAGCATCTCACTTGAGCTTGATTTGTATGTGGTACCTGCAGCAGCCTGATGATTTAGTTACTTGTTTATTTACTGGCGAGGAAGAAGGCACCAGTGATGATTTTTACCAGTGTAGCTAACCCTGGTGTAACCCCACCACTACCAATACATATTGAATGGACACATTTACTATTGTGCAAGATACCTCTCGCTATCAGAGCTTGTATTCGCCCAGGAGAGAGAAGCTGTGCTGGCACACAGCATTCTAACAGTGGTGCATGGGACTGAATCAGGAtaacatgtttttcctttcttgcaaaATAATAGGCTATACTGGCATAGTACAGATATATTTATACCAGTATGGCCATGGTGCTTTTTGTCAATGCACTGAAGTTCTTCTCTGGGAGTTCACTGCCAGAAGAAGCCATTGGCAGCCCCATGCCAACCCTGGCCGCAGTGGGCTGTGTGTCCGTGCTCCCTCATTTGCTAAGGACAAAACGCTCCCCATAACGATGGAGCATCTCTGAGGACACAGCCGACTCGGGCTGCTTTGTGAGAGCTCCCGTTTGCCTCACACGTGGGCTGTGCCAAAGCAAAGTGTAAGCGTGCCGGAGACTTTGTGAACTTCTTCAGTAAGGCAGAGCAAGATTGGGCACTCCTTCCAagaccttttaattttttaagcatAAATCACTCAGTCTGGCCTCTGATACAGCAAAGGATTGAGGATAACTAGATCTGAAGGCTACTGGCTATGGCAGAAAAAGGATGGAGCAGCAGTTGGTTTGCGCAGGGTCTGTTGGGCAACCCATGCCTTTTGTTTGCACGCCTCGATTTCCCACCGTACCCTTACCATCAGCTCCCCTGGGAGACTGACTACGCTCCCAGTTCCTACCAGTGCTAATGGGCCCACATCAAGGGGTCAGGTTGGTTTCTAAAATAGAGGTTTGTGGtccccctcctcttctttcGGTGCATGGAAGGATGATTTCATTAGCCTGTGTGTACGCGAGCTGTTGGGACGCCGCACAGGAAATCACGATACTACAATGGAAagcaagaggagaggaggaacaaACCTGTCACGCTTCTTGAAGTGGTTTTGGAAAGCACAAAGCCAGgatgttgtttcttttcagtgactGAGTAGTCTGACATGTTGCAAAATACAAAGGCTCGGCATATTCCCAGCAGCAGAGTGAAAACTGGAACTACCCAGAAGCAAAACCTCTCATTAGCAGTCAGCCAGGCAGAACGGGCTCCAGAGTGCCATGAACAGGCACgggaggcaggaggggctgaGCAGCAAAAAAGAGCTTTCTTAGGGGCCGGCGGTGTGCCCCACGGCCTtgcagagggaagaagagggctGCGAGGGCAGCACACGGGGTCAGGATGCGCTCAGGCTTCTTCAAAGGACAGCAAGGAGCTGCTGTTCCCCCTCACGCCCCCCCATCCTGCAGCACGGGCAGTGGGTCTGCTCCCAGAAAATCATAGTGGTTTTGACCTGTATTTTTTCTCCCGTTTGTTTTCACTCAATTAGACTTAGCTGCCCTGAGAAATCTCTTTTTACATGTCCTCCCAGGTCCTTGCTATGATCCTTGTCATCCTGGAGGCATGTAATAATTTCGACTGAAAGCTGTGCTGCGCAGCTCTGCTCTTCACAGCTTCACAGGATGGAGAAAGTATTGATGTGCCCTGATTTATCTCCCACAGATGTCATCTCCCTAGGAGCTGACTTGAAGGACAGAGGGGCACAGAAAACTGAATCTGGGAAGCACCTGAttcaaaaagaaaggaggaggaaatttTGTGAACTGGGTTGGATGGATGCAGGGAACATCACAGCTTTGCAAACCCAATGATCCAAAAAGTTAGCACCGGGAACCGCAATGTTGCTGTGGCCGGGTGCAAGAGGACGAGCCTATATGATGCCTTTATGTTTCCCAAGGGAATCTCTTCAAATTAAGAGTATTTTTCCACTGATGCTTCTTTGGTTGTCATTCCCCATCAGGCAAACCAGCCTCTGAGGGTGAGAAGCAAGATGAGGAGAGGGTTGCATGTATCACAGTGATGCTATGGGCTGTGGGTGTCCTCACGGCAGCAAGCACAGACGCACCGTCAGGATGTGCCCAAGGgagcagcacccagcactggTGCTGAGCACGTAGCTGGAGAGAGCGGACCATGGGTGCTGCAGTCATGGTCGGACACAGAGGCTGAGGACATTGCTTCCACCATCGCATCCTCCTCTATGGCCTGGgcagcaaaaagcaaagctcCTCATGCCCTTCTGCTGGCAGGAGGCAAGATGTATTCAGCCTTTTAAGTCTAGTGCCTTGTCTCTTTTTGTCAGGGGACTTTCCTTCCCTCAGCCAGCATAGTCCAAATGGCCTCTGTGAGACAGCCACGTAGATGCattcttttttcatctcttaTCTGTCTCACTCTGCTGAGATCATTTACCTGCTAATAAGCTCCTGTGGTCAGAGATAAAGGGGGAAACTACCAGCCCAGCCCTTTAAGGATGTATCTGAGTGGCTTTGCAACACTGTGCTTCATGGAAAATATGGAAAGATGTTGCATTCGTAATATATCACCCATATCTGTGTTTGTAAACAGATTTATCACACCATCTGCAGAATCGTACTGCAGTCTCCTccatatttatttgctttccatttaTATAGTACAGctcctatttattttattccctttttacAGTTAGATACATtagccatctttttttttcttccctacaaAAAGAGTGCACTCTCTGTGGGAAAGCATCTTTAATCAATCCAATTTGTTCCGCTTAGTGCATAAAAACGCAAGCCGGTACCGTTTGGAGAGGTACCTGCCTGGGTTTGTTTCTCGTCTTTTCACATCTGTGCAGAGCAGGTGGGGAGGAAAGGATAATTGAGAGCAAATCTGCTGGTAAACAGGATGCTCTGTCGGTATTTCCTGTCTCCTGTTGTACCGGTTGaacttaattttcagaaatcagcTAAGCCTAAGGTCAATAACGCCACTGTAATCTCTCTGACTTTCTGTAGCTGATACGATATGTAATGAAGTATTTGTACAACTGGGAGCAAAAAGCCAGCCTGCTTTGTTATCTGGTTTGATAAGAAACATTTAGTcatatgcaaataaaagaaGTGATTTGCTGAGTATAAAAAGAAGTCACAACTGAGAGAGAAGGAGCTTGCGGTCGGCAGCCACTTCTGCAGCCCCTCGGCTGAATGGCACAAGCCGCCGGCacagccccgggcagggcagagccCGGCCGTGAGCCAGGAGGACCATTGTCCTCCAACGACCGCTCCTTCAGACTTTGTCACTCAGCAGGACCACAAGGACCATGCACACACAGGACCCAAACCCAGACTCTCTGCTTGGTGCACACTTTCTCTTTGGGGAGAGGAAACAGGTTGGGTTACCAGCAGAGCCAAGAGGAGGCATGAGTCCCACCCAGTGAGTAGGGCTTGGCCACTGCTACCAGCCCTTGAGTTTGTGCCCATCCCCTGTGCAGGAGTAAAAAATTCAGGACAGattcctcctcccagctggaTGCTGAGGGCTCTTGGGTCTTTGAAGAAGCCACCACAGAATGGGGCTGGGCAGGATGAGCTGTGCTCCACCCTGTTGGGATGGGCCTTAGCACTGCCCCATGTTGAAGGTCTGGCCTTGACCCCAGGCACGGGAAGAGGCCCCCAGGGCTCGATgcacagcacagggcaggaTTTGACCACAGCTCCTTAGAAGCGCCTCTCCAGCGCCGTGACTGTAAATTCGATGTGACGAGAGATGTAGgacaccccagccccagggctgtgACCTGGGCAGGacactttctcttctctccctccgGGGAGGGAggatttctcttctcctttgcagTGAGCCTAACCCAAATTCCTGGGCTTGGGTGCAGAGGAGCGTCTGGGGGTGACTAACTCCAACGAGAATTTTGCCAGGAGTGAGTAAGGGCTCTGGGCTGCAGACAGTGATGACAAATCTTAGAAATTGAAGCCTGTATTTTGGCAGGAGGGTTTGTTGTtcgtgttttcttttttatatagtcctttttattacttttcagCTGTACTGTGTGTTCTCAGGTGGTATATTCActacttcactttttttgaTCGTGaccatcatttttttcagataacagAACAGTGAACAACTGGACGCTTGGCCAGTTCTTTCCCCGTCGAAGCAAAGGGAAACTCTGCAAGAGGGTTTCACGAGAGCTCTCTAAAAGGATTTTCTGTGACCATATCCCACTAACTCCTCCACCCCCTGACCCTTACTCAGCACAGCCTTTGATGCTGTGAGCTGAGTGCCCCTGCCAGAGAGTCCCACCATCACCTTGCCCCAAGGGAATTGTTCGAGCTCTCTCAAATATCCCATCCCACCACACGTTCTGTCTTTCCAAGAGGCATGTTTAGGCCTATAATATCATGCCCTAAATGCCTACCACAAATTAGTGAGCAAACTTTTTGGCTGTATGTTTCCCAAGGGGTGACTGCCAAGATGAGACTTTTGGGTAAACCAGAAGCCATgaggctctgctgcagcaaagcagccagGACCTTTCTCAGCAGTTCCCGGGAGAAATCACAAGGCAGGctttaaaataatgagattaTTTCCAACCCTTGTAAATGGTGCATCCTTtatctttgctttctgaaaaatacaacCTTTCGGAGACTTTCAGTTTAGATTTTTCAAGCCCTTTCCCTACATGCTGCAGGGCTAGAAACCCTTATGCTGGAGCTGGTAAGGGAGAGCAAGGCTCTCCTATAATCCCTTCAATCCCCCAGGTGCTGGGTTTTGGGGGCTAACTGGCCCCCAGGTTATTTCAGGCTCTCTGCAGGCTCACAGCCCAGGGAAGCAGAGGTTCCAGTGgcacagcagggaggggaggcagcGTTAGCAGCTGGCTTTGGCTCCAGAAGCCAGCCCCAGGTTTGTTCCCCTCCCGTGGGACAATTGTCCTCTCTGGGAGCaattcagctttaaaataattgcagtCAGCTTTGAAAAGGACTTGTGTAACTTAATCACTGCGGGTCTGAAAAATAAGGATCCTGCCTAAAACATAAAATTTGGCACCAAGGGTTAATTAGACTTGGCTTTGCTATTTCTCTGTACTGAATCAGCTCCTCACCCTCCTTGCTGCTAACAGCATGGCTGAGACGGGCCGTGTCCTCCAGGGAGATGGGCCTTGATGAGATGCTCCCCATCTCCCAAAGACACACTGGTGTTTTCATAGCCTCCCGCTGCCATCCCTCTGCTTGCAACCTGTCAGGCTCTCACATTAGCACGCACAAGCACCACATTTTGCAAACATCTTTGCTATTACAGCAGACAGGAAGAGATTAAGTGAGTGCTATAAAACTAACCTCCACATCagtcaaaagaaacaaaagcaaaaaataaaagggtaaTTGGATGCTCTTATGAGCAGGATAGGCTCAAAATGACTTCTCCATCCCATTACAAATGCTTAGAAACTTCACAGCCTCTCCAGCACAGTGAGATTTTAAAGTGGTTTAATGGGTATAAAGAGTTCAGAGCTGATAATGCCGCTTCCAGCCTTATCCTTTCGCTGCATGAAAATAGGTAGTGGCTATTGACTGAGGTAAATTGGCtattttaaagatgtatttGCTGGCTTAGATGTGCTAAGAGTCTCTCTACAGAGTTTTCAGGGCCTGAATGTAATGTGTGTGGTTAAGGAGGGGATATATTGAGTTTCTTCAACGAGGACTGGTTCCAGTGTGTGCCCTGCATGCTGGAGAGCTGAGAACCTGCTGCAGTTGAGCTTTACATCCCGATCACTAGGAGAAAAAACAGGGCTGCTGGAGGGTTGTTGTTCAGTCCAGACAAACTTCtcactttgtcttttcttttcctttcaggacAAACCGCTCATGATGTCAATCAAAAAGGAAGGTGCCCACAAGAAATGGGCTGCCCTGAAGGAGAAACTTGGACCCCAGGAGACCGACCAGTCAGAGGCCAACCTGGAAAATGCAGAGCCAGAGCTGTGCATCCGTCTCCTGCAAATGCCATCAGTGGTGAACTACTCCGGGCTGAAGAAGCGGCTGGAGAACAGTGATGATGCCTGGATGGTCCAGTTCCTGGAGCTGTGCGGGCTGGACCTGCTCCTGGAGGCCCTGGACAGGCTGTCTGGGCGAGGAGTGGCCAGGATTTCTGATGCTTTGCTTCAGCTCACCTGCATTAACTGTGTGCGAGCAGTGATGAACTCCCACAAAGGCATCGAATACATTGTGAGCAACGAAGGCTATGTCAGAAAACTCTTCCAAGGTGAGAAGACATCTTCCTGCTTTACCCATCACATGTGGCAGGGGGGGACTTTTCTGTTGCTTATCCTGTTGCTTatgttggagagagtccagaggagggccatgaagatgatcagagggctggagcatctctcctatgaagaaaggctgggagagttgggggtCTTCAGccgggagaagagaaggttctggggagaccttatagcagccttccagtacctgaagggacctacagaaaagctggagaggggcttttaacaagggcatgtagtgattGGATGAGGAGTAACggatttaaactgaaagagggtggatttagattagatcttaggaggaaattctttgctgtgagggtggtgagacactggaacaggttgcccagagaagttatggatgccccctccctggcagtgttcaaggccaggttggatggggctttgagcaacctggtctagtggaaaggtgtccctgcctatggcaggggggttggaactagatgatctttaaggtcccttccaacccaaactgttctatgattctatgatgattctatgatcctccTTCCCTGCACCAGGCTTCTTGCAAGTTGTTGATCGCAACTGATTAATGAAAGAGatgattgttttcttctttaaaacaatATTGCTTGGAAATGGCATTGCCTTTGCCACTCAGTGCTGTTTAGATTGCCTCATTTCCACACAAATGTCTTCATAGTTCACAGAGAAGCCAGGGATAAACCCAGCCTTAGCTGTATGCCGGCATGAGAAGGCCTCGACCCTTCAGCTGTCAGGAGACATTTGCTGTTTAGTCTTTCTGAGCCTCAAGGGTTCAGAGGGAGAGGAATTGAAAGGGCTTGGAGACATGTAGCCTGTAAAGAggagggaaagtggcatggtttAGACTCAAGAGAGCCCGTTCTCTGAGCTGCTCAATCTGTTCCTTCTAGAGGATGGTAGGTAATACTGCTCACTTTCTCCTGCCATTCACTTGGCTCGTCATTAGGTATGAAACTCATCAGGGCATCTCCTAGGACTTATTGTACAGCACTTAATGATAGTGGTGCTGGAAGGGTAACTTCTGTGCCATTCCACAGAGCTGAGATCACAGCTGTGCCCAGAAACCCTTAGTAATAgctctttaaaatgcatttagtcTGAAAGCTAGCTTGTGCCCCTCTTCAATTTTGAAgtccttttccctcctctctacCCTGTGTTTTCTTAACCAGTGTGAAATATAAAGCTGgcatttttgttctgtgaaaaacaggGAGGCACCGTGGGCTTTTCAGCAGTTGAGCTTCTTTGTGAactaataaaggaaaaataagatggTCTAATCCactccctcccagctcccagggccCACAGAGGAAGAGTAGTGGAAAAAAGGGAATACATGGGGTCTAGTTAGCACAGTTGGCCTACTTGATATGCATATTGGGTGTTTCTGCACTAAAAATAAGACTCATTAATTGAGGAAAATGGTTCATCTGCTGTTCTAGAAAATACCCATATgtgaaaatgggaaataaaatgtgTGATTGCAAGTGCTGAGATCTTGGCTGCTGTTGCAGCATGCCCTGGTACgtgaaagaaattaagaactATAAGCAGCACCAAAATGCCAATAAGGTACCTGAACTAGCATTTACTGTTCCCACTAGAAGTTACTACCACATATTGCTGTTGGGATAGGATATATATAAGTTGAGATACTTTTCTTCCCATTGTCCATGTACTGGGTCCactccttcagtcttttttcTACCACTGGTCATAAGCCATGTAGCAGAAGACACTGAGATTCAGCACATTAATGTGTCATTataaatccttttttattttgttttgtttttcctccagcaCTTGACACGACTAATGTCATGGTCAAAAAGCAAGTATTTGAGCTCCTGGCTGCACTGTGCATTTACTCATCAGATGGCCATGCTTTGGCTTTGGATGCCCTGGACCATTACAAGGCAAGTgttgggctgcagcaggaggtACTGCTCTGCTCTGATCTGTGCAGGTAGATCCACGTACCACAGAAAAGGGCTGTGAATGAAGGTCATTTTGCATCATTTTGCTAAGAGAGTCAGGGATTTACAGGGTGAAATCTGTTGGAAACTTGGCCTAGTCAGTAGAATTCCATGGTACTGCTCTCTGACTTGTCTGGACAGACAACTGCCAACCACAAGGTCCTTTCTGGCAGGAAAAGCACTACAAGATTAGCAAAATAGATGGTGCCACATCCATGGGTTTCACTGGCCACAAGCCCAAGTAGGTGCATCAGTTAGCAGAAAGCATAAAGGGATCCAAGAGGAGTTTCACTGA harbors:
- the INF2 gene encoding inverted formin-2 isoform X8; this encodes MMSIKKEGAHKKWAALKEKLGPQETDQSEANLENAEPELCIRLLQMPSVVNYSGLKKRLENSDDAWMVQFLELCGLDLLLEALDRLSGRGVARISDALLQLTCINCVRAVMNSHKGIEYIVSNEGYVRKLFQALDTTNVMVKKQVFELLAALCIYSSDGHALALDALDHYKSVKNQQYRFSVIMNELSNTDNVPYMVTLLSAINAIILGKEELRTRTQIRNEFIGLQLLDILDKLR